In the genome of Oncorhynchus mykiss isolate Arlee chromosome 18, USDA_OmykA_1.1, whole genome shotgun sequence, one region contains:
- the LOC110496166 gene encoding fMet-Leu-Phe receptor, giving the protein MTPNATLPFVLVTSATRDDKAKVVDIEAIMNNLIIVLYTLTIVLGTTGNSVVIWVAGFKLKPTVTNVWLVNLAVADLIFCLSRVLSLTKKLFFDYWPFGIFLCKFNGFFKYANMFCSVFLLAVISMDRTLCVWHPVFTKRRRTICAARLVSAGVWAVAAILSAPYFAYRQVYLGKNNLSKCSLDVKESTKGDNSAKLALYLMRFLCGFLLPFLIILCCYILAGLGIRRTRLLGKSRPLRILASLVCAFFLCWAPYHCLLLVKMVKSNSMVVKVGLTGATGFAYFNSCVNPLLYFCMGLDMRGSRFRQSLAGVYRRALADDRDGRNTQSNERTVDDSSGSVSRLAMVNVANVSFE; this is encoded by the coding sequence ATGACACCAAACGCCACCCTTCCATTCGTCCTCGTCACCTCAGCCACCCGAGATGACAAAGCCAAGGTGGTGGACATCGAGGCCATCATGAACAACTTAATCATTGTCCTTTACACGCTGACCATTGTCCTGGGCACCACGGGCAACTCTGTAGTCATCTGGGTGGCAGGCTTCAAGCTCAAGCCCACCGTCACCAATGTGTGGCTGGTCAACCTGGCCGTGGCCGACCTCATCTTCTGCCTGAGCCGTGTGCTCTCGCTGACCAAGAAGCTCTTCTTCGACTACTGGCCGTTCGGCATCTTTTTATGCAAGTTCAACGGCTTCTTCAAGTATGCCAACATGTTCTGCAGTGTGTTCCTGCTCGCTGTCATCAGCATGGACCGGACGCTCTGCGTCTGGCACCCCGTCTTTACCAAACGGCGTAGGACGATCTGCGCCGCCCGCCTGGTGAGTGCCGGCGTGTGGGCGGTGGCGGCCATTTTGAGCGCCCCCTACTTCGCCTACCGCCAGGTTTACCTCGGCAAGAACAACCTGAGCAAGTGCTCGCTAGATGTCAAGGAATCAACGAAAGGCGATAACAGCGCTAAGCTCGCGCTCTACCTAATGCGCTTCCTATGCGGTTTCCTGCTTCCTTTCCTCATCATCCTCTGCTGCTACATCCTAGCAGGGTTAGGCATCAGACGCACCCGCCTGTTGGGCAAGTCACGTCCCCTCCGTATCCTGGCATCGCTGGTCTGTGCTTTCTTCCTGTGCTGGGCGCCCTACCACTGTCTCCTACTGGTCAAGATGGTGAAGAGCAACAGTATGGTGGTGAAGGTGGGGCTGACAGGGGCCACAGGCTTTGCCTACTTCAACAGTTGTGTGAACCCGCTGCTGTACTTCTGTATGGGGTTGGACATGAGAGGGTCAAGATTCAGGCAGAGCTTAGCTGGGGTGTACCGGAGAGCACTAGCCGATGACAGAGATGGTCGAAACACTCAGTCCAACGAGCGCACAGTGGATGATAGTTCTGGCTCTGTATCACGACTTGCAATGGTGAATGTGGCCAATGTCAGTTTCGAGTGA